Proteins from a genomic interval of Gemmatimonas sp.:
- the fdhF gene encoding formate dehydrogenase subunit alpha: protein MIELIIDGMAASVPAGTSIMQAARTVGVDIAKLCATDSLTSFGSCRLCIVQVEGRRGLPASCTTPVESGMVVRTQTPQVARIRRNVMELYISDHPLDCLTCAANGDCELQDMAGAVGLREVRYGMDGANHLAAVKDESNPYFTFDPAKCIVCSRCVRACDEIQGTFALSITDRGFASKVTAGIDEGFLASECVSCGACVQACPTATLIEKTVVDAGQPERTVKTTCAYCGVGCSFEAQLKGNEVVRMVPSADGGANEGHSCVKGRFAWGYATHHDRILRPMIREQITDAWREVSWDEAIAFTAGKFTELQRRYGRDAIGGVSSSRCTNEEVYVVQKMIRAAFGTNNIDTCARVCHSPTGYGLKQTFGTAAGTQDFKSVAHADVIVVIGANPTDAHPVFGSRLKRRLRQGAKLIVIDPRRIDLVRSPHIRAAHHLQLRPGTNVAVINAMAHVIVTEGLVDSAFVDARCDARSFEQWKAFIAQPEQSPEATAACTGVPAAEVRAAARLYATGGNAAIYYGLGVTEHSQGSTMVLGIANLAMVAGQIGRDGTGVNPLRGQNNVQGSCDMGSFPHELPGYRHISDDATRHLFEQAWHVALDPEPGLRIPNMLALALTGQFRGMFIQGEDLAQSDPNTRHVTAALSAMECVVVQDLFLNETAKYAHVFLPGTAFLEKDGTFTNAERRINRVRPVTPPRTGLAEWEAVCRLSTAMGYPMHYDSAAAIMDEIAALTPTFSGVSFAYLDQVGSVQWPCTADRPLGTRIMHEEQFVRGRGRFLVTQYVPTDERSTRRYPLLLTTGRILSQYNVGTATRRTANTVWHQEDVLEIHPHDAEVRGIGDGDGVLLQSRKGGITLHARVSDRVPEGVVYTTFHHPDNAANVVTTEYSDWATNCPEYKVTAVEVHPVD from the coding sequence ATGATCGAACTTATCATCGATGGCATGGCGGCATCGGTTCCCGCGGGGACGAGCATCATGCAGGCCGCGCGAACGGTTGGCGTGGACATCGCCAAACTGTGCGCCACCGACTCCCTGACGTCGTTCGGCTCCTGCCGCCTGTGCATCGTACAGGTGGAGGGACGCCGCGGCCTTCCGGCATCATGCACGACGCCCGTGGAGTCGGGCATGGTCGTGCGCACGCAGACGCCGCAGGTGGCCCGCATTCGGCGCAACGTGATGGAGTTGTACATCTCCGATCACCCGCTCGACTGCCTCACGTGCGCCGCCAACGGTGACTGCGAGCTGCAGGACATGGCGGGAGCTGTAGGGCTGCGCGAAGTCCGCTATGGCATGGACGGCGCCAACCATCTCGCCGCCGTGAAGGACGAGAGCAATCCCTATTTCACCTTCGACCCGGCGAAGTGCATCGTGTGCTCGCGGTGCGTACGGGCGTGCGACGAAATTCAGGGTACGTTCGCGCTCAGCATCACCGACCGCGGGTTCGCGTCGAAGGTCACGGCGGGGATCGACGAGGGGTTTCTGGCCAGCGAGTGCGTTTCCTGTGGCGCCTGCGTGCAGGCGTGCCCCACCGCCACGCTCATCGAAAAAACCGTCGTGGACGCCGGCCAGCCGGAGCGCACGGTCAAGACCACCTGTGCCTACTGCGGCGTGGGCTGCTCGTTCGAGGCACAGCTCAAGGGGAACGAGGTGGTGCGCATGGTCCCCTCGGCCGACGGCGGTGCCAATGAGGGGCACTCGTGCGTGAAGGGGCGGTTTGCGTGGGGCTACGCCACGCACCATGACCGCATCCTGCGACCCATGATTCGGGAGCAGATCACCGACGCATGGCGTGAGGTGTCGTGGGACGAGGCCATCGCCTTCACCGCCGGGAAGTTCACGGAGCTCCAACGACGGTATGGGCGGGACGCCATTGGCGGCGTCTCCAGCTCACGGTGCACCAACGAAGAAGTGTACGTGGTGCAGAAGATGATCCGCGCCGCCTTCGGCACGAACAACATCGATACCTGTGCGCGAGTGTGCCACTCGCCCACCGGGTACGGGCTCAAGCAGACCTTCGGCACGGCAGCCGGCACACAGGACTTCAAGTCGGTGGCTCACGCCGATGTGATCGTGGTGATCGGCGCCAACCCCACCGATGCCCACCCTGTCTTCGGCTCGCGGCTCAAGCGTCGCCTGCGGCAGGGGGCCAAGCTCATCGTCATTGACCCGCGTCGCATCGACCTGGTGCGTTCACCGCACATCCGCGCGGCGCATCATCTGCAGTTGCGGCCAGGCACCAACGTGGCAGTCATCAACGCCATGGCTCACGTCATCGTCACCGAAGGGCTGGTCGACAGCGCCTTCGTGGACGCCCGCTGCGATGCGCGCTCGTTCGAGCAGTGGAAGGCCTTCATCGCCCAGCCGGAGCAATCGCCGGAAGCCACCGCAGCGTGCACCGGCGTTCCCGCAGCGGAAGTCCGCGCCGCCGCCCGCCTCTACGCTACCGGTGGCAACGCGGCCATCTACTATGGTCTCGGTGTGACGGAGCACAGCCAGGGTAGCACCATGGTGCTGGGCATCGCCAATCTGGCCATGGTGGCGGGACAGATCGGCCGTGACGGGACCGGCGTGAACCCGTTGCGCGGGCAGAACAACGTGCAGGGCTCCTGTGACATGGGCTCGTTCCCGCACGAACTGCCGGGGTACCGGCACATCTCCGACGACGCAACGCGGCATCTCTTCGAGCAGGCATGGCACGTGGCGCTCGACCCGGAGCCGGGGCTGCGCATTCCCAACATGCTGGCGCTGGCGCTTACCGGTCAGTTCCGCGGCATGTTCATCCAGGGTGAAGACCTCGCCCAGTCGGACCCCAATACGAGACACGTGACCGCCGCGCTCAGCGCCATGGAGTGCGTGGTCGTGCAGGACCTCTTTCTCAACGAAACGGCCAAGTACGCCCACGTCTTCCTGCCGGGTACGGCCTTCCTGGAGAAGGACGGGACGTTCACCAACGCCGAGCGTCGCATCAACCGCGTGCGACCGGTCACGCCGCCGCGTACCGGGCTGGCCGAGTGGGAGGCCGTGTGCCGATTGTCGACGGCCATGGGTTACCCCATGCACTACGATTCGGCCGCGGCCATCATGGACGAAATCGCCGCGCTCACGCCCACCTTCTCCGGCGTGTCGTTCGCCTACCTCGACCAAGTCGGCAGTGTGCAGTGGCCCTGCACGGCCGACCGACCGCTGGGTACCCGCATCATGCACGAGGAGCAGTTCGTGCGCGGTCGGGGACGTTTCCTCGTGACCCAGTACGTGCCCACCGACGAACGCTCCACCCGCCGGTACCCACTGTTGCTCACCACCGGGCGCATCCTGTCGCAGTACAACGTGGGCACCGCCACGCGACGTACGGCCAACACGGTATGGCATCAGGAAGACGTGCTGGAGATTCACCCGCACGATGCGGAGGTTCGCGGTATTGGCGATGGCGATGGCGTGCTGCTCCAGAGCCGCAAGGGCGGCATCACCCTGCATGCTCGCGTCAGTGATCGGGTGCCGGAGGGCGTGGTGTACACCACCTTCCACCATCCCGACAATGCCGCCAATGTGGTGACCACGGAGTATTCCGACTGGGCCACCAACTGTCCCGAGTACAAGGTCACGGCCGTCGAGGTGCACCCCGTTGACTGA
- a CDS encoding formate dehydrogenase beta subunit → MSTRVFIPNDTAARSMGADDVAHAIAVYGERMGLDLTIVRNGSRGAAWLEPLVEVETTAGRVGFGNVMPNEVDTLFVHGQVNLAHDRCLGTVESHPWFAAQQRITFRRAGVIDPLSLADYEQHGGLAGVRRALTLSAAEIVADITTSGLRGRGGAAFPAGIKWNTVRQATDTTKYIVCNADEGDSGTFADRLLIEADPYQLLEGMIIAGLAVGAERGYVYLRSEYPWAITVLREAVARAYAAGLLGTHVLGIGPRFDVEVRVGAGAYICGEETALLESLEGKRGVVRAKPPLPAMRGLFGRPTVINNVLTLAAATDVLAAGGARYAALGLDRSTGTMPFQLAGNIRCGGLVELPFGRSLRSVLDEFGGGSLSGRPLRAIQVGGPLGAYLPEHLWETPLAYESFSAVGAMLGHGGIVCFDDTVDMAEQAEFAMAFCAHESCGKCTPCRIGSTRGVEVIQRLRRREESRRQWQLLEELCETMEFGSLCALGGLTPLPVRSVMTHFAGDLLTPVGGTGQ, encoded by the coding sequence ATGAGCACCCGTGTGTTCATCCCCAACGACACGGCCGCCCGCTCGATGGGCGCCGATGACGTGGCACACGCCATCGCCGTGTACGGCGAGCGCATGGGGCTCGATCTCACGATCGTGCGCAATGGATCGCGCGGAGCGGCCTGGCTGGAGCCCCTGGTGGAGGTCGAGACCACCGCGGGGCGCGTGGGGTTTGGCAATGTGATGCCCAATGAGGTGGACACCCTGTTTGTTCATGGTCAGGTCAACCTGGCCCATGACCGGTGCCTGGGTACCGTCGAGTCACACCCGTGGTTTGCCGCGCAGCAACGCATCACGTTCCGTCGCGCTGGCGTCATCGACCCGCTCTCGCTGGCTGACTACGAGCAGCACGGCGGGTTGGCGGGCGTCCGGCGGGCGCTCACGCTGTCCGCCGCGGAGATCGTGGCCGACATAACCACCTCCGGGTTGCGGGGCCGTGGCGGAGCTGCGTTCCCGGCAGGCATCAAGTGGAACACGGTGCGTCAGGCTACCGACACCACCAAGTACATCGTGTGCAACGCCGACGAGGGCGATTCCGGTACCTTCGCGGACCGGCTGCTCATCGAGGCCGATCCGTACCAGCTCCTCGAAGGCATGATCATCGCCGGACTCGCGGTGGGTGCCGAGCGTGGCTACGTCTACCTGCGGTCCGAGTATCCGTGGGCCATCACCGTCCTGCGTGAGGCTGTTGCCCGCGCCTACGCTGCCGGACTGCTGGGAACACACGTGCTGGGCATCGGACCGCGCTTCGACGTGGAGGTGCGTGTGGGCGCGGGCGCGTACATCTGCGGCGAGGAGACAGCCCTGCTGGAGAGCCTCGAGGGAAAGCGCGGCGTCGTGCGCGCCAAGCCGCCGCTGCCGGCCATGCGTGGGCTCTTCGGCCGTCCCACCGTCATCAACAACGTGCTCACCCTGGCTGCAGCGACCGACGTGCTGGCCGCCGGCGGCGCACGCTACGCCGCCCTCGGTCTCGACCGCTCGACCGGTACCATGCCCTTTCAGCTGGCCGGCAACATCAGGTGCGGCGGGCTGGTGGAACTCCCGTTCGGCCGATCACTGCGCTCCGTGCTCGACGAGTTCGGCGGCGGATCGCTGAGCGGGCGACCACTGCGCGCCATCCAGGTGGGGGGGCCGCTCGGTGCCTACCTTCCCGAGCATCTCTGGGAGACGCCACTCGCCTACGAGTCGTTCTCGGCCGTGGGCGCCATGCTGGGGCACGGCGGCATCGTCTGCTTTGACGACACGGTGGACATGGCCGAGCAGGCGGAGTTCGCCATGGCGTTCTGTGCGCACGAGTCGTGCGGCAAGTGCACCCCGTGTCGCATCGGCTCTACCCGCGGGGTAGAGGTCATTCAGCGCCTGCGGCGGCGCGAAGAGAGCCGTCGGCAGTGGCAGCTGCTCGAGGAGCTCTGCGAAACCATGGAGTTCGGTTCGCTGTGCGCCCTTGGCGGGCTCACCCCCCTGCCCGTACGCAGCGTGATGACCCATTTCGCAGGCGATCTGCTCACTCCTGTTGGAGGGACCGGACAATGA
- a CDS encoding NAD(P)H-dependent oxidoreductase subunit E, with product MSHPPMPDADELACLDELIADLPPQADQLLPFLHRVQERLGHVSPAAMRFAAHAFNLSRADVYGVVTFYGDFREAPVGDTVVQLCMAEACQAVGARALAAHAEQRLGVPLGSSTADGTHHLEAVYCLGNCALGPSIRVKDAVHGRVSPSRFDTLLELRAIDRSRS from the coding sequence ATGTCCCACCCCCCCATGCCGGACGCCGACGAGCTCGCCTGTCTCGACGAACTCATCGCCGACCTCCCTCCCCAGGCGGACCAACTCCTCCCGTTCCTGCACCGCGTGCAGGAACGGCTCGGCCATGTGTCGCCTGCCGCGATGCGCTTTGCCGCCCACGCATTCAACCTGTCCCGCGCCGACGTATACGGCGTGGTGACGTTCTACGGTGACTTCCGCGAGGCCCCGGTGGGCGACACCGTCGTCCAGCTGTGTATGGCGGAGGCGTGTCAGGCAGTGGGCGCCCGTGCACTCGCCGCTCACGCCGAACAGCGATTGGGCGTCCCGCTCGGCAGCAGCACGGCCGATGGCACGCATCATCTGGAGGCGGTCTACTGCCTGGGCAATTGCGCACTCGGCCCGTCAATCCGCGTGAAGGACGCGGTGCATGGCCGGGTTTCGCCCAGCCGCTTCGATACCCTGCTGGAGCTGCGCGCCATCGACCGGTCTCGCTCATGA
- a CDS encoding 2-oxoacid:ferredoxin oxidoreductase subunit beta gives MTSIAKPPVRHPSSRTNDLGLTIRDYEGAMSTLCAGCGHDSVTAAIVQAGWELNLEPHRVGKMSGIGCSSKTTAYFMKQSHGFNSVHGRMPSVTSGASAANRGLTYIGVSGDGDSLSIGLGQLSHAIRRNVNMLYMLENNGVYGLTKGQFSASADVGSKSKKGEANEQSPIDPVLLALTLGATFVARSFSGDKKQLVPIIKAGLAHKGFAIIDVISPCVSFNDHEGSTKSYAFTREHEVEAVHADFVPLQREITVADTDEEVRTVVMHDGAAVRLRSTAAEYDPTNRESAYAHVRACQARGEIATGLLFVDENGRDMHDYLRTPQTPLVDLPFEKLCPGKSALDKLMDRYR, from the coding sequence ATGACCTCCATTGCCAAGCCACCGGTTCGACACCCGAGCTCGCGCACCAACGACCTCGGCCTCACCATCCGTGACTACGAAGGCGCCATGTCCACCCTGTGCGCGGGGTGCGGCCACGACTCCGTCACGGCGGCCATCGTGCAGGCGGGGTGGGAGCTCAACCTCGAACCGCACCGCGTGGGCAAGATGAGCGGCATCGGCTGCTCATCGAAGACCACCGCGTACTTCATGAAGCAGTCGCACGGCTTCAACTCCGTGCACGGTCGCATGCCGTCGGTCACGTCGGGAGCCTCCGCGGCCAACCGCGGGCTCACCTACATCGGCGTTTCCGGCGACGGGGACTCCCTGTCCATCGGCCTCGGCCAGCTGTCCCACGCCATCCGGCGCAACGTGAACATGCTGTACATGCTGGAGAACAACGGCGTGTACGGACTCACCAAGGGGCAGTTCTCCGCCTCCGCCGACGTGGGGTCGAAGAGCAAGAAGGGCGAAGCCAACGAGCAGTCGCCCATCGACCCGGTGCTCCTGGCGCTCACGCTGGGCGCCACGTTCGTGGCGCGGTCGTTCTCGGGGGACAAGAAGCAGCTGGTGCCCATCATCAAGGCGGGGCTGGCCCACAAGGGGTTTGCGATCATCGACGTGATCTCACCGTGCGTGAGCTTCAACGACCATGAGGGCTCCACCAAGAGCTATGCGTTCACCCGTGAGCACGAGGTGGAAGCGGTGCATGCCGACTTCGTCCCGCTGCAGCGCGAGATCACCGTGGCTGACACCGACGAGGAAGTGCGCACGGTCGTGATGCACGACGGGGCCGCGGTGCGACTGCGCTCGACGGCCGCCGAGTACGATCCCACCAACCGCGAGTCGGCGTACGCGCACGTGCGCGCCTGTCAGGCGCGCGGCGAAATCGCCACGGGGCTGCTCTTCGTGGACGAGAACGGCCGCGATATGCACGACTATCTGCGCACACCGCAGACGCCGCTGGTTGACCTGCCCTTCGAGAAGCTCTGCCCTGGCAAGAGCGCCCTCGACAAGCTCATGGATCGGTACCGCTAA
- a CDS encoding 2-oxoacid:acceptor oxidoreductase subunit alpha, with translation MSGTNDFSFKMGTVNGTGSASANGLLMQAIFRMGIPVTGKNIFPSNIQGLPTWYEIRVSKDGYTARPSEVDLVVALNPATYAKDVATVRPGGYLVYDSSWPLEPDLVREGITILGIPFGKMCVENFQGDRDRTLLRNIVYAGSLAALLNIDMDVVSGMLAEKYGKKPKLLDSNHKAIRLGYDYAKANFACPLPFHLEKMDATGDSILIDGNTACALGAVYAGATVGAWYPITPATALMEQFKAFCEKFRVDPETGAHNYAILQAEDELSAAGIIIGAGWAGARAFTNTSGPGISLMQEFIGLAYYTDIPAVFFDIQRCGPATGMPTRTQQADLMSLAYASHGDTKHLILFPANPGEAFELSVQSFDIAERFQTPVFVATDLDIGMNDWMVKRFTWDEHYRPDRGKVLDAAALEKVQKFSRYLDVDGDGIAARTLPGVGGKGAYFVRGSGHDKHAAYTEDSDAYQELVDRLKRKFAYAATVMPKPVYTLQEGAEIGLVTIGGCDAAVREAADRLRAQGIIVDIMRIRAFPFGAEVKDFFDRHERNFVIEQNRDAQLRSLLAIELGIPRDAMHSILDYGGMPLTAKVVVDAVQAHVSSPAKVTA, from the coding sequence ATGAGCGGCACCAACGACTTTTCGTTCAAGATGGGCACCGTGAACGGCACCGGTTCCGCCAGTGCCAACGGGTTGCTCATGCAGGCCATCTTCCGCATGGGGATCCCGGTCACGGGGAAGAACATCTTCCCGTCCAACATCCAGGGGCTGCCCACGTGGTATGAGATCCGCGTCAGCAAGGACGGCTACACCGCACGGCCCAGCGAGGTGGACCTGGTGGTAGCACTCAACCCGGCCACCTATGCCAAGGATGTGGCCACGGTGCGCCCAGGTGGCTACCTGGTGTACGACTCGTCCTGGCCGCTCGAACCCGACCTGGTGCGCGAGGGGATTACCATCCTCGGCATCCCCTTCGGCAAGATGTGCGTGGAGAACTTCCAGGGGGATCGCGACCGCACCCTGCTGCGCAACATCGTCTACGCCGGCTCGCTCGCCGCCCTGCTCAACATTGACATGGACGTCGTGAGCGGCATGCTGGCGGAGAAGTACGGCAAGAAGCCCAAGCTGCTCGACAGCAACCACAAGGCCATCCGCCTGGGCTACGACTACGCGAAGGCCAACTTCGCCTGTCCGCTCCCGTTTCATCTGGAGAAGATGGACGCCACGGGCGACTCCATCCTCATCGACGGCAACACCGCATGCGCGCTGGGCGCCGTCTACGCCGGTGCCACGGTGGGCGCGTGGTACCCCATCACGCCGGCGACCGCGCTCATGGAGCAGTTCAAGGCGTTCTGTGAGAAGTTCCGGGTGGATCCGGAAACCGGCGCGCACAACTACGCCATTCTGCAGGCCGAAGACGAGCTGTCGGCCGCCGGCATCATCATTGGCGCCGGCTGGGCAGGTGCGCGGGCCTTCACGAACACGTCGGGGCCGGGCATTTCGCTCATGCAGGAGTTCATCGGACTGGCGTACTACACCGACATTCCGGCCGTCTTCTTCGACATCCAGCGGTGCGGGCCGGCCACCGGCATGCCCACGCGCACGCAGCAGGCCGACCTCATGTCGCTCGCGTACGCGTCGCACGGCGATACCAAGCACCTCATTCTGTTTCCCGCCAACCCCGGCGAGGCGTTCGAGCTGTCGGTGCAGAGCTTCGACATCGCGGAGCGCTTCCAGACACCCGTCTTCGTGGCCACCGACCTCGACATCGGCATGAACGACTGGATGGTGAAGCGGTTCACCTGGGACGAGCACTACCGCCCGGATCGCGGCAAGGTGCTGGATGCAGCGGCGCTGGAGAAGGTCCAGAAGTTCTCCCGCTACCTCGACGTGGACGGCGACGGCATTGCGGCGCGCACGCTCCCCGGCGTGGGGGGCAAGGGGGCTTACTTCGTGCGCGGCTCCGGCCATGACAAGCATGCAGCCTACACCGAGGATTCCGACGCCTACCAGGAACTGGTAGACCGCCTCAAGCGCAAGTTCGCGTACGCGGCCACGGTAATGCCCAAGCCGGTGTACACGCTGCAGGAGGGGGCAGAGATCGGACTGGTCACCATTGGCGGCTGCGACGCCGCCGTACGTGAGGCGGCCGACAGGCTGCGCGCGCAAGGGATCATCGTGGATATCATGCGCATCCGCGCGTTCCCGTTCGGCGCCGAGGTGAAGGACTTCTTCGATCGCCACGAGCGGAATTTCGTGATCGAGCAGAACCGCGACGCACAGCTGCGCTCGCTGCTCGCCATCGAACTCGGCATTCCTCGCGATGCCATGCACTCCATTCTCGATTACGGCGGCATGCCCCTCACGGCCAAGGTCGTGGTGGACGCCGTGCAGGCTCACGTCTCCAGCCCGGCCAAGGTGACTGCATGA
- a CDS encoding FAD-dependent oxidoreductase, with protein MAVTNVNDPQYYHKVVDCQWACPAHTNVPGYIRLIAQGRYTESYLLNRESNVFPGILGRVCDRPCEPACRRSRVEEKPVAICRLKRVAADHRDDITPFLPKAPEVKNGKRVALIGAGPASLTVANDLLPLGYDVTIFERNVTPGGLMRINIPSFRLPANVLDEECGYIIDMGADMRYGTPVTSLQALLDEGYDAVFVGSGAPKGKELDIPGRWEAPSQVHIGIDFLANVHFKHIEQMGPRVIIIGVGNTAMDCCRTSKRLGATDVKVVARRGRKHFKASPWELEDAEEELVEIIENHAPKRMVIENGTLVGMEFEILQWTEDATGRQSSTVVGTTIIPCDQVILAIGQDNAFEFIERDIGVDFDAKGMPIVNKSTHQSTHPKVFFGGDAAWGPENIIWAVAHGHAAAISMDLACQGRDPVADRPPYGMSLVSAKMGMHSWAYDNDYETAKRAKMQHEDLTKRFKDLVTEVELGFTPEQIVSEVGRCLNCDIQTHFTASQCIECDACVDICPTNCLTITTNGTPVDELRQRLSAPALNLSQDIYVSESLPQTKRIMVKDEDVCLHCGLCAERCPTAAWDMRVFDLKKPVAGMLAGVASI; from the coding sequence ATGGCAGTGACCAACGTCAACGACCCGCAGTACTACCACAAGGTCGTCGATTGCCAATGGGCCTGTCCGGCCCACACCAACGTGCCCGGCTACATCCGCCTCATCGCGCAGGGGCGGTACACCGAGAGCTATCTCCTCAATCGCGAGTCCAACGTGTTTCCCGGCATTCTGGGACGCGTGTGCGACCGCCCGTGTGAACCGGCCTGTCGCCGGAGCCGGGTTGAGGAGAAGCCGGTGGCGATCTGCCGCCTCAAGCGCGTGGCCGCCGATCACCGCGACGACATCACTCCGTTCCTCCCCAAGGCACCGGAGGTGAAGAACGGCAAGCGGGTGGCGCTCATCGGGGCCGGCCCCGCGTCGCTTACGGTGGCCAACGATCTGCTGCCGCTGGGGTACGACGTCACGATCTTCGAGAGAAACGTGACGCCTGGCGGCCTCATGCGCATCAACATCCCGTCGTTCCGGCTCCCCGCGAACGTGCTCGATGAGGAGTGCGGCTACATCATCGACATGGGCGCGGACATGCGCTACGGCACGCCGGTGACGAGCCTGCAGGCGCTGCTGGACGAGGGGTACGACGCCGTGTTCGTGGGATCGGGCGCCCCCAAGGGGAAGGAACTCGACATTCCCGGGCGCTGGGAGGCGCCGTCGCAGGTGCACATCGGCATCGACTTCCTGGCCAACGTGCACTTCAAGCACATCGAGCAGATGGGCCCGCGGGTGATCATCATTGGCGTGGGCAACACGGCCATGGACTGCTGCCGCACCTCCAAGCGGCTCGGTGCCACCGACGTGAAGGTGGTGGCGCGCCGCGGCCGCAAGCACTTCAAGGCCTCGCCGTGGGAGCTCGAGGACGCCGAGGAAGAGCTGGTGGAGATCATCGAGAACCACGCACCCAAGCGCATGGTGATCGAGAACGGCACGCTGGTCGGAATGGAATTCGAGATCCTGCAGTGGACCGAGGATGCCACCGGCAGGCAGTCCAGCACGGTGGTGGGCACCACCATCATCCCCTGCGACCAGGTCATCCTGGCCATCGGGCAGGACAACGCCTTCGAGTTCATCGAGCGTGACATCGGCGTGGACTTCGACGCGAAGGGGATGCCCATCGTGAACAAGTCCACGCATCAGAGCACCCACCCCAAGGTGTTCTTCGGGGGCGACGCCGCCTGGGGCCCGGAAAACATCATCTGGGCCGTGGCGCATGGCCACGCGGCTGCCATTTCCATGGACCTCGCCTGTCAGGGGCGCGACCCGGTGGCGGATCGGCCGCCGTACGGCATGTCGCTCGTGAGCGCCAAGATGGGCATGCATTCGTGGGCGTACGACAACGACTACGAAACGGCGAAGCGCGCCAAGATGCAGCACGAGGATCTCACGAAGCGCTTCAAGGATCTCGTGACGGAGGTGGAGCTGGGCTTCACCCCGGAACAGATCGTGTCGGAGGTGGGGCGCTGTCTCAACTGCGACATCCAGACGCACTTCACGGCCTCGCAGTGCATCGAGTGCGACGCCTGCGTGGACATCTGCCCCACCAACTGTCTGACCATCACCACCAACGGGACGCCCGTCGACGAGCTGCGTCAGCGACTGTCGGCGCCGGCGCTCAACCTCTCGCAGGACATCTACGTCTCGGAATCGCTGCCGCAAACCAAGCGCATCATGGTGAAGGACGAGGATGTCTGCCTCCATTGCGGCCTCTGTGCCGAACGCTGCCCCACGGCGGCCTGGGACATGCGCGTATTCGACCTCAAGAAGCCGGTGGCGGGCATGCTCGCCGGAGTAGCCAGCATATGA
- a CDS encoding GNAT family N-acetyltransferase, with amino-acid sequence MRIRAMQAEDASTVAALHAASWRRAYREILTHAYLDSDLEGERRSVWTTKLSVADGSLGWIAFVQDVPAGFVFVRPREDAQWGTLVDNLHVQAAHQGHGLGRRLLHTVGGWTAVHTPDVGVHLWVFADNVAARGFYQRVGGREVERTDRAAADGRWLPEYRVAWSSPDALTAATRG; translated from the coding sequence GTGCGCATCCGCGCCATGCAGGCGGAGGACGCCAGCACGGTGGCGGCGCTGCACGCCGCCAGTTGGCGACGTGCCTACCGGGAAATTCTCACGCACGCCTATCTCGACAGCGATCTGGAAGGCGAGCGTCGCTCGGTGTGGACCACGAAGCTGTCGGTGGCCGACGGCAGCCTCGGGTGGATTGCCTTCGTGCAGGACGTACCGGCGGGGTTCGTCTTCGTGCGCCCGCGCGAGGATGCGCAGTGGGGCACCCTCGTCGACAACCTGCACGTGCAGGCCGCGCATCAGGGGCACGGGCTCGGACGCCGCCTGCTGCACACCGTAGGCGGCTGGACGGCGGTGCACACGCCCGACGTTGGTGTGCACCTGTGGGTCTTCGCCGACAACGTTGCCGCCCGTGGGTTCTACCAGCGGGTGGGTGGACGCGAGGTGGAACGGACCGATCGCGCCGCGGCTGACGGTCGCTGGCTCCCGGAATATCGCGTGGCGTGGTCGTCGCCCGACGCACTCACGGCAGCCACCCGGGGGTAA